The Chitinophagales bacterium genome contains a region encoding:
- a CDS encoding TetR/AcrR family transcriptional regulator: MPKDKTIKRKDQITKIAQHKFREKGYRAVSMRELADHVGIEAASFYNHFDSKEGILKEICFRMAAEFFNGIDKVINEEKLSDKILEKAIRSHIAVITSNTDASAVFFHDWRYLSEPFLTEFKALRRNYENIFRKIIREGMSNGTFNKLDETFTVLTIFSSLNWVYEWYDPNGKFTPVQIADNLSRLILDGMRK; this comes from the coding sequence ATGCCTAAAGACAAGACGATCAAGCGGAAAGATCAGATCACGAAGATAGCACAGCATAAATTCAGGGAGAAGGGCTACCGTGCTGTTTCCATGCGGGAGCTGGCAGATCATGTAGGCATTGAAGCGGCCAGTTTCTACAATCACTTCGACTCAAAGGAGGGCATTCTGAAAGAAATCTGTTTCCGGATGGCTGCTGAATTTTTCAATGGCATTGACAAAGTGATCAATGAAGAAAAGCTGTCTGATAAGATATTGGAGAAGGCTATCCGATCGCATATTGCGGTAATTACTTCCAACACCGATGCCTCCGCTGTTTTCTTCCACGACTGGCGGTACCTGAGTGAGCCGTTTCTTACCGAGTTCAAAGCATTGCGACGCAACTACGAAAACATCTTCCGCAAGATTATAAGAGAAGGCATGAGCAACGGCACATTTAACAAGCTGGATGAAACATTTACTGTGCTCACCATTTTTTCATCACTCAACTGGGTGTATGAATGGTATGATCCAAACGGGAAGTTTACACCTGTGCAGATTGCGGATAACCTCTCCAGGCTCATCCTCGACGGCATGAGAAAATAA